Proteins co-encoded in one Pan paniscus chromosome 23, NHGRI_mPanPan1-v2.0_pri, whole genome shotgun sequence genomic window:
- the A4GALT gene encoding lactosylceramide 4-alpha-galactosyltransferase, translated as MSKPPDLLLRLLRGAPRQRVCTLFIIGFKFTFFVSIMIYWHVVGEPREKGQLYNLPAEIPCPTLTPPTPPSHGPTPGNIFFLETSDRTNPNFLFMCSVESAARTHPESHVLVLMKGLPGGNASLPRHLGISLLSCFPNVQMLPLDLQELFQDTPLADWYAAVRGRWEPYLLPVLSDASRIALMWKFGGIYLDTDFIVLKNLRNLTNVLGTQSRYVLNGAFLAFERRHEFMALCMRDFVDHYNGWIWGHQGPQLLTRVFKKWCSIRSLAESRACRGVTTLPPEAFYPIPWQDWKKYFEDINPEELPRLLSATYAVHVWNKKSQGTRFEATSRALLAQLHARYCPTTHEAMKMYL; from the coding sequence ATGTCCAAGCCCCCCGACCTCCTGCTGCGGCTGCTCCGGGGCGCCCCAAGGCAGCGGGTCTGCACCCTGTTCATCATCGGCTTCAAGTTCACGTTTTTCGTCTCCATCATGATCTACTGGCACGTTGTGGGAGAGCCCAGGGAGAAAGGGCAGCTCTATAACCTGCCAGCAGAGATCCCCTGCCCCACCTtgacaccccccaccccaccctcccacgGCCCCACTCCAGGCAACATCTTCTTCCTGGAGACTTCAGACCGGACCAACCCCAACTTCCTGTTCATGTGCTCGGTGGAGTCGGCCGCCAGAACTCACCCCGAATCCCACGTGCTGGTCCTGATGAAAGGGCTTCCGGGTGGCAACGCCTCCCTGCCCCGGCACCTGGGCATCTCACTTCTGAGCTGCTTCCCGAATGTCCAGATGCTCCCGCTGGACCTGCAGGAGCTGTTCCAGGACACACCCCTGGCCGACTGGTACGCGGCCGTGCGGGGGCGCTGGGAGCCCTACCTGCTGCCCGTGCTCTCCGACGCCTCCAGGATCGCGCTCATGTGGAAGTTCGGCGGCATCTACCTGGACACGGACTTCATTGTTCTCAAGAACCTGCGGAACCTGACCAACGTGCTGGGCACCCAGTCCCGCTACGTCCTCAACGGCGCGTTCCTGGCCTTCGAGCGCCGGCACGAGTTCATGGCGCTGTGCATGCGGGACTTCGTGGACCACTACAACGGCTGGATCTGGGGTCACCAGGGCCCGCAGCTGCTTACGCGGGTCTTCAAGAAGTGGTGTTCCATCCGCAGCCTGGCCGAGAGCCGCGCCTGCCGCGGCGTCACCACCCTGCCCCCTGAGGCCTTCTACCCCATCCCCTGGCAGGACTGGAAGAAGTACTTTGAGGACATCAACCCCGAGGAGCTGCCGCGGCTGCTCAGTGCCACCTATGCTGTCCACGTGTGGAACAAGAAGAGCCAGGGCACGCGGTTCGAGGCCACGTCCAGGGCACTGCTGGCCCAGCTCCATGCCCGCTACTGCCCCACGACGCACGAGGCCATGAAGATGTACTTGTGA